A DNA window from Eretmochelys imbricata isolate rEreImb1 chromosome 3, rEreImb1.hap1, whole genome shotgun sequence contains the following coding sequences:
- the DEGS1 gene encoding sphingolipid delta(4)-desaturase DES1: MGNAVAREDFEWVYTDQPHADRRKAILAKHPEIKALMKPDYNLIWVVVLMVLGQLIAFYLVKDLDWKWVMFWAYVFGSCISHSMTLAIHEISHNSAFGNCRAMWNRWFGIFANLPLGLPYSISFKRYHMDHHRYLGGDGIDVDIPTDFEGWFFCTRFRKFIWIVLQPFFYAIRPLCINPKPISRLEIINLLAQLSFDVVIYYYLGIKSAFYMLAGSILGLGLHPISGHFIAEHYMFLKGHETYSYYGPLNLLTFNVGYHNEHHDFPNIPGKNLPLVKKIAAEYYDHLPQYNSWIKVLYDFVMDDSISPYSRMKRKLKGDVKQD, translated from the exons ATGGGGAACGCGGTAGCTCGGGAGGACTTCGAGTGGGTTTATACGGACCAGCCCCACGCCGATCGCCGCAAAGCGATCCTAG CTAAACATCCAGAAATAAAAGCTTTAATGAAGCCAGACTACAACTTGATCTGGGTGGTTGTACTGATGGTTCTTGGGCAGTTGATTGCATTTTATCTAGTTAAAGACTTGGACTGGAAATGGGTTATGTTCTGGGCGTACGTTTTTGGCAGCTGCATCAGTCACTCAATGACTCTGGCTATTCATGAGATCTCTCACAATAGTGCCTTTGGCAACTGCAGAGCTATGTGGAATCGGTGGTTTGGAATATTTGCCAATCTCCCTCTTGGCCTCCCATACTCTATATCTTTCAAGAGATACCACATGGATCATCATCGCTATCTAGGAGGTGATGGAATTGATGTGGACATTCCTACTGACTTTGAAGGCTGGTTTTTCTGTACTCGTTTTAGGAAGTTCATATGGATTGTTCTTCAGCCCTTTTTCTATGCTATTCGACCTCTCTGCATTAATCCCAAACCAATTTCTCGATTGGAAATCATCAACTTGTTGGCTCAGCTCTCTTTTGATGTTGTAATATACTACTACTTGGGAATTAAATCAGCCTTCTACATGCTTGCAGGATCAATACTTGGACTGGGATTGCACCCAATTTCAGGACACTTCATAGCTGAACATTATATGTTCTTAAAGGGACATGAGACTTACTCCTATTATGGGCCACTTAATTTGCTCACTTTTAATGTTGGCTACCACAATGAACACCATGACTTTCCCAATATTCCTGGCAAGAACCTTCCATTG GTGAAGAAAATAGCAGCTGAATACTATGATCATCTTCCACAATATAACTCCTGGATAAAAGTGCTTTATGACTTTGTGATGGATGACTCAATCAGCCCTTACTCACGcatgaaaaggaaattaaagggTGATGTGAAACAGGATTAA